From Arctopsyche grandis isolate Sample6627 chromosome 12, ASM5162203v2, whole genome shotgun sequence, one genomic window encodes:
- the l(2)efl gene encoding lethal (2) essential for life, whose amino-acid sequence MSVVPLMFRDWWEDFERERPSRIMDQQFGLGLRRDDLLSSLNSFPSSNTMFRNSYFRPWRAQNLTRQESASTINLDKEKFQVILDIQQFLPNEITVKTVNNCVIVEGKHEEKQDEHGFISRQFTRRYILPQGHDVNDVLSSLSSDGVLTITSPKKTLPPPGTERVVPITQTGPSKQQEVKVETSN is encoded by the exons aTGTCTGTTGTACCTCTGATGTTCCGCGACTGGTGGGAGGACTTCGAACGTGAGAGGCCCTCTCGTATCATGGACCAACAATTTGGTCTTGGATTGAGACGTGACGACCTCCTGTCTTCACTCAACAGCTTCCCCAGCTCCAATACCATGTTTAGAAATTCATACTTCAGGCCATGGAGAGCGCAGAACTTGACAAGACAAGAATCTGCATCCACAATCAATTTAGATAAAGAAAAGTTCcaa gtcATTCTGGATATACAGCAATTCTTGCCAAATGAAATCACTGTAAAGACAGTGAATAATTGTGTGATTGTGGAAGGCAAGCACGAGGAGAAACAGGACGAACATGGCTTCATTTCACGTCAATTTACCAGGCGTTATATCCTTCCTCAAGGACATGACGTTAATGATGTCTTGTCCAGCCTTTCGTCCGATGGTGTCCTCACTATCACCTCTCCGAAGAAAACATTACCACCTCCAGGAACCGAAAGAGTAGTTCCCATCACTCAGACAGGACCCAGCAAGCAGCAAGAGGTCAAGGTTGAAACATCTAATTAA